From a single Syntrophorhabdaceae bacterium genomic region:
- the selB gene encoding selenocysteine-specific translation elongation factor — translation MKKIVIGTAGHIDHGKTALIKALTGIDCDRLKEEKERGITTELGFAHYRFGDDLLVGIVDVPGHEKFIRHMVAGAWGIDMVLFVIAADEGVMPQTREHMDICEMLGIKRGIVVITKKDLVDNEMVELVQEDVKEFLAGRVLENSPIMVVSAMTKENIPELKDAIATLADEIQERSREGIFRLPVDRVFTIKGLGTIVTGTCISGSLKVGEEVDIYPLSKRTKVKNIQAYHEDTEEIIAGQRVALNLQGIEKSEIARGVIIGKPGTLIFTHRIDATLKYLKLPYKPIKNDTVMRFHIATTQEEARLVVLGKDAIEPGEELFVQFVFKNPLVALPGDNFILRGSYAIQTIGGGRVLDIMPPKHKRKAADLERIYDVLTHGDDLEKTRYHVRKGGFEGVHEETLCILMGKDRSYAAALTGQLERLGRVKSVGKITVDMEAFEAYKKTLTSIITSFFEKNPLKAGMSKEELRTRLPRVEPSIFQKALEESISANLVEVEKDKVKVKSPGEKIDKSLEQTESGVLKVLFGHWLTPPGLKELAYETGRNERELKDILGKLNFQGRVVKLKSDMYFHRDAIEDLKQKAISYLTAKKEMTPSDFKSVVDISRKYMIPLLEYLDEIKLTIRSGDKRILRN, via the coding sequence ATGAAAAAGATCGTTATCGGCACTGCGGGGCATATAGACCACGGGAAAACGGCCCTCATCAAGGCGCTGACCGGCATCGATTGTGACCGACTGAAAGAGGAAAAAGAGAGAGGTATCACCACGGAACTCGGTTTTGCGCATTACCGTTTCGGGGATGACCTCCTTGTCGGTATAGTTGACGTTCCCGGGCATGAAAAGTTCATACGCCATATGGTGGCGGGTGCCTGGGGCATCGATATGGTGCTCTTCGTGATTGCCGCAGACGAAGGGGTCATGCCGCAGACCCGCGAGCATATGGATATATGCGAAATGCTCGGGATCAAACGGGGGATCGTCGTCATCACAAAGAAAGACCTCGTGGATAATGAAATGGTCGAGCTCGTTCAAGAGGACGTCAAAGAATTCCTCGCCGGCAGGGTACTTGAGAATTCACCGATCATGGTCGTTTCGGCAATGACAAAAGAGAATATTCCCGAACTGAAGGATGCTATCGCCACTCTTGCCGATGAGATTCAAGAAAGGTCCCGGGAAGGCATTTTCAGGCTGCCTGTAGACCGGGTATTTACCATAAAAGGGCTCGGCACCATCGTCACTGGAACCTGCATCTCCGGGTCGCTCAAAGTCGGCGAAGAAGTGGACATCTATCCGTTGTCCAAAAGAACAAAGGTAAAGAACATACAGGCCTATCACGAAGACACGGAAGAAATCATTGCAGGTCAGAGGGTGGCCCTTAATCTTCAGGGCATCGAAAAGAGCGAGATTGCGCGGGGTGTTATCATCGGAAAGCCAGGCACGCTCATATTTACTCACAGGATTGACGCCACACTCAAGTATCTGAAACTCCCCTACAAGCCGATCAAAAACGATACGGTGATGCGGTTCCATATCGCGACCACCCAGGAAGAAGCGAGACTCGTTGTACTCGGCAAGGATGCTATAGAACCGGGCGAGGAGCTCTTTGTACAATTTGTCTTCAAGAACCCGCTTGTGGCGCTGCCCGGAGACAACTTCATTCTGAGGGGTTCGTACGCCATCCAGACTATCGGAGGAGGAAGGGTACTCGACATTATGCCGCCCAAGCACAAAAGAAAGGCGGCGGACCTTGAGCGTATTTACGATGTGCTGACCCACGGGGATGACCTTGAAAAGACCCGATACCATGTCCGGAAAGGAGGTTTTGAAGGCGTCCATGAGGAGACGCTCTGTATTCTCATGGGAAAAGACCGCTCGTACGCTGCGGCGCTCACCGGACAGCTCGAACGACTCGGAAGAGTAAAATCCGTTGGAAAGATAACCGTTGATATGGAAGCTTTCGAAGCCTATAAGAAGACCCTTACGTCTATTATCACCTCCTTCTTTGAGAAGAACCCTCTTAAAGCGGGCATGTCCAAGGAAGAACTGAGAACGAGGCTCCCTAGGGTCGAACCGAGCATCTTCCAGAAGGCCCTGGAGGAGAGCATCAGCGCGAATCTTGTTGAGGTGGAAAAGGACAAGGTAAAGGTAAAGAGCCCCGGGGAGAAAATCGACAAGAGCCTGGAACAAACAGAAAGCGGCGTGCTAAAAGTACTCTTCGGGCATTGGTTGACCCCGCCCGGCCTCAAAGAATTGGCTTATGAGACAGGGAGAAACGAGCGGGAGCTCAAGGACATCCTCGGTAAACTCAACTTTCAGGGCAGAGTGGTTAAATTGAAGTCAGATATGTATTTCCATCGCGACGCCATTGAGGACTTGAAGCAGAAGGCGATCTCCTATCTTACGGCGAAGAAAGAGATGACCCCTTCAGATTTTAAATCGGTGGTCGATATATCCCGGAAATACATGATTCCGCTTCTCGAATATCTGGACGAAATCAAACTCACGATCAGGTCGGGGGATAAGCGAATCCTGCGCAACTGA